One stretch of Schlesneria sp. DSM 10557 DNA includes these proteins:
- the ctaD gene encoding cytochrome c oxidase subunit I yields the protein MSESHLSTATAHVHGHGEEDYLSCSSGWKSWAFTLDHKRIGVMYLVAILASFLAGGIMALLIRLELLLPGKFFLSEDQYNHMFTLHGAIMTFLFLIPSIPAALGNFMVPVMLGVKDVAFPRMNLASFYLWIGGAIFFLAAVILGGLDTGWTFYTPYSTTTNTSVITASLGVFILGFSSIFTGLNFLVTINMMRPAGMTWFRMPLFLWSLYATSIIQILATPVIGITGLLLIAERALGIGIFDPARGGDPVLFQHFFWFYSHPAVYIMILPAMGIISEMVSTFSRKPIFGYRFIAYSSIAIALLGFLVWGHHMFVSGQSPLAAMMFSALTFSVSIPSAIKVFNWLSTMYKGSVSLETPMCYTLSFIFLFGIGGLTGLFLGALATDVHLHDTYFVVAHFHYVMMGGTLIAFLGGLHYWWPKMFGKMYNENLARIACLIIFVGFNATFFPQFILGSRGMPRRYAKYDPEFQIFHQFSTFGALLLGAGLFLSAGVLLHSLLRGRRAPANPWGGSTLEWKCSSPPPHHNFDWPPVVTEPYHYDHIQYDPKEGGYVEVEEVAPDPDDAPLPVKH from the coding sequence ATGTCCGAATCGCATCTGAGCACCGCCACCGCTCACGTTCATGGCCACGGAGAAGAGGATTACCTCTCATGCTCAAGTGGCTGGAAGTCCTGGGCCTTCACGCTTGACCACAAACGGATCGGGGTGATGTACCTGGTCGCCATCTTGGCATCGTTCCTGGCCGGGGGGATCATGGCGCTGCTGATCCGTCTGGAACTGCTGCTTCCGGGCAAGTTCTTCCTGAGCGAAGACCAGTACAACCACATGTTCACCCTGCACGGGGCGATCATGACATTTCTGTTTCTGATCCCCAGCATTCCCGCCGCATTAGGGAACTTCATGGTTCCGGTCATGCTGGGCGTCAAAGACGTTGCCTTCCCTCGCATGAACCTCGCCAGCTTCTACCTGTGGATCGGCGGAGCAATCTTCTTCCTCGCCGCTGTGATCCTGGGTGGACTCGATACGGGTTGGACGTTCTACACCCCCTACAGCACAACAACGAACACGAGTGTGATCACCGCCAGCCTGGGTGTGTTCATTCTGGGTTTCAGCTCGATTTTCACCGGGCTGAACTTCCTCGTGACGATCAACATGATGCGTCCTGCGGGGATGACCTGGTTCCGCATGCCACTGTTCCTGTGGAGCCTCTACGCAACATCCATCATTCAGATCCTCGCCACTCCGGTCATCGGTATCACGGGTCTGCTGCTGATTGCCGAGCGGGCTCTGGGGATTGGTATTTTCGATCCCGCACGAGGGGGCGATCCGGTCCTCTTCCAGCACTTCTTCTGGTTCTACAGTCATCCTGCAGTTTACATCATGATTCTCCCGGCCATGGGAATCATCAGCGAAATGGTTTCGACCTTCTCGCGTAAACCGATCTTCGGATATCGCTTCATCGCTTACAGTTCAATCGCCATCGCACTGCTGGGCTTCCTGGTCTGGGGCCATCACATGTTCGTCAGTGGCCAGTCGCCATTGGCGGCGATGATGTTCAGCGCGCTCACCTTCAGCGTATCGATTCCATCAGCCATCAAGGTGTTCAACTGGTTGTCGACCATGTACAAGGGTTCGGTCAGCCTTGAGACCCCCATGTGCTACACCTTGTCTTTCATCTTCCTGTTCGGCATCGGCGGTCTGACGGGGTTGTTCCTCGGCGCCCTCGCTACCGACGTCCATCTGCACGACACTTACTTCGTTGTGGCTCACTTCCACTACGTGATGATGGGTGGAACTCTGATCGCCTTCCTGGGTGGCCTGCACTACTGGTGGCCCAAGATGTTCGGCAAGATGTACAACGAGAACCTTGCTCGAATCGCCTGTTTGATCATCTTCGTCGGCTTCAACGCGACCTTCTTCCCGCAGTTCATCCTCGGCAGTCGGGGCATGCCCCGGCGATATGCAAAGTACGATCCTGAATTCCAGATCTTCCATCAGTTCAGCACGTTTGGTGCGCTGCTGTTGGGAGCAGGTTTGTTCTTGTCCGCCGGCGTGCTGCTGCATTCACTTCTGAGAGGGCGACGTGCCCCTGCAAACCCCTGGGGTGGTTCGACCCTGGAGTGGAAATGCAGTTCGCCACCACCTCACCATAATTTTGACTGGCCACCTGTCGTGACTGAGCCATACCACTACGACCACATTCAGTATGATCCCAAGGAAGGTGGATATGTGGAAGTCGAAGAAGTCGCACCTGATCCGGATGACGCTCCGCTCCCTGTGAAGCACTAA
- the coxB gene encoding cytochrome c oxidase subunit II: MMTSTMLSTLHAVWGQSSGETLVFPTQGSDFAPAIDWLFYAITAISAFFFAIIVGVMVYFVLRYRRRPGHDAQPSASHNTPLEIAWSVLPGFILLAIFAAGFLIFLDLRRVPEGAYEIKVTARKWSWAFEYPNGLVMEDLHVPADRPVRLLMSSMDVIHSLFVPAFRVKQDLVPGRYTEMWFRATGAGTHRLYCAEYCGQKHSTMVANVVVHEPADFEQWLRIETDKTNNLPPAELGALLYKRQGCAQCHAIDDNVQGKAGPSFAKTFGTQQRLTNGESVTIEENYLRRSILEPLAQIRAGFQPVMPTYQGRLRDNEIDALIAYIKSLNPEATPKE, from the coding sequence ATGATGACGTCGACAATGCTCAGTACCCTGCACGCGGTGTGGGGACAATCCTCTGGCGAGACGCTCGTATTCCCAACACAGGGATCCGACTTCGCTCCGGCCATCGACTGGCTGTTTTATGCCATTACCGCCATCAGCGCATTTTTCTTTGCGATCATTGTTGGCGTCATGGTTTATTTCGTCCTGCGTTATCGCAGGCGCCCCGGACACGATGCACAGCCAAGTGCTTCGCACAACACTCCTCTCGAGATCGCCTGGTCGGTCCTTCCTGGTTTCATTCTTCTCGCCATTTTTGCGGCTGGATTTCTGATCTTCCTCGACCTTCGACGCGTTCCTGAAGGTGCGTACGAGATCAAGGTGACCGCCCGCAAATGGAGCTGGGCATTTGAGTACCCCAATGGTCTGGTGATGGAGGATCTGCATGTTCCCGCTGACCGTCCTGTCAGACTACTGATGTCATCGATGGACGTGATCCATAGCTTGTTCGTACCTGCCTTCCGCGTGAAGCAAGACCTTGTCCCCGGCCGGTATACTGAAATGTGGTTCCGCGCAACCGGAGCTGGGACGCATCGCCTGTACTGTGCCGAGTACTGCGGTCAGAAGCACTCGACCATGGTCGCCAATGTCGTCGTACACGAACCAGCCGATTTTGAACAGTGGTTGAGGATCGAGACTGACAAGACGAACAACCTGCCGCCAGCAGAACTTGGTGCGTTGCTTTACAAGCGACAAGGGTGCGCTCAGTGTCACGCCATTGATGACAATGTGCAGGGGAAGGCCGGTCCTTCATTCGCCAAAACATTTGGCACGCAGCAGCGTCTGACGAACGGCGAATCAGTCACGATCGAAGAAAACTACCTGCGTCGTTCAATCCTGGAACCACTGGCCCAGATCCGCGCAGGATTCCAGCCGGTCATGCCCACCTACCAGGGTCGCCTGCGGGACAATGAAATCGACGCACTGATCGCTTACATCAAAAGCTTGAATCCGGAAGCGACGCCAAAAGAGTAA
- a CDS encoding SCO family protein: MSTQAFAQILRPVAQLEGVGVVEHLDQKLPLDLKFVDERGKPLQLQSLFDGTRPVVLTLNYTNCPMLCGLKLRGMIEALAEMSLEPGRDYRVVSVSIDPLESPMQARMAKQGYLREFGRGDGQGWTFLTGREPQIRALADAIGFQYQYVPERKEYAHAAVFMICTPDGRVSRYLYGIRFEPKTVQLSLVEAAQGRIGTTFDQVLLFCFHYDATSGNYAPAAVSLMKTGAAATVIVLALFFLPWKRAIARFTNPASAAAAPIVSENLT; this comes from the coding sequence GTGTCAACTCAAGCCTTTGCGCAGATTCTACGACCAGTTGCTCAGCTCGAGGGAGTCGGCGTTGTCGAACACCTCGACCAGAAGCTTCCGCTCGATCTCAAGTTCGTTGATGAACGCGGAAAGCCGCTGCAGCTGCAATCGCTATTCGACGGCACACGTCCCGTCGTCTTAACGCTCAACTACACGAACTGCCCAATGCTTTGCGGTTTGAAACTGCGCGGGATGATCGAGGCATTGGCAGAGATGTCGCTGGAACCGGGCCGTGACTATCGGGTGGTTTCAGTGAGTATTGACCCGCTCGAATCTCCCATGCAAGCTCGAATGGCAAAGCAGGGATACCTGCGTGAATTTGGCCGCGGCGACGGTCAAGGCTGGACGTTTCTGACGGGGCGTGAGCCACAAATTCGTGCACTGGCAGATGCGATTGGCTTCCAGTATCAGTATGTTCCGGAACGTAAGGAATACGCTCACGCCGCAGTCTTCATGATCTGCACTCCCGATGGCCGGGTTTCAAGATACCTCTACGGTATCCGATTCGAACCCAAGACGGTTCAGTTGTCGTTGGTCGAGGCGGCACAAGGACGAATCGGAACCACTTTCGACCAGGTCCTGTTATTTTGCTTTCACTATGATGCCACTTCGGGGAACTATGCTCCGGCAGCAGTAAGTCTGATGAAAACTGGAGCAGCAGCCACCGTAATTGTGCTGGCCCTGTTTTTCCTTCCCTGGAAGCGAGCAATCGCCAGGTTTACCAATCCCGCTTCTGCAGCCGCTGCGCCGATTGTTTCGGAAAATTTGACATGA
- a CDS encoding quinol:cytochrome C oxidoreductase, with product MADHHTHPQIDLTRDRTLGDRGPGATRKALFAGLACIGIAAVLSLLGGQSRLEQTYHPESAPTALVGVVRLLSDKEGKPVAEYAGRPLTEIASAAESQFGKELPPHWDDFLKQRSSGWQGFQAGYLVAFLFVTSISCGALFFVLIQHLVRAGWSVVVRRIAELLAASAGWVALLSLPIVIPLFLGNHAIYEWNDATLIETDHLIRHKQPWLNPTFFAIRTVIYFGIWTLLGRFFLSHSRQQDETGDVNHTHRMQALAPLGTLLFALTANFFAFDFMMSVDPHWFSAIYGIYFFAGAIVSALAVMILGTMYLQKRQIIGPEVTVEHYHDLAKLLFGFNFFWGYIAFSQYLLIWYANIPEETGWLILRQENGWEWVSLTLLFGHLLIPFFGLMSRHTRRNMKSLAFWSVWLLLMHALDIYWNVIPQFHSQVWPTLSDILLLLGVSSLFLAGFIRTASTKSFVAVRDPRLEESLAFHNV from the coding sequence ATGGCCGATCACCACACTCATCCACAGATTGACTTAACCCGCGATCGCACATTGGGGGATCGCGGCCCTGGTGCTACGCGCAAGGCACTCTTCGCCGGACTCGCGTGCATCGGTATCGCTGCAGTCCTGTCACTGCTGGGCGGACAATCGCGTCTCGAACAGACGTACCATCCTGAATCGGCCCCCACAGCGCTGGTCGGCGTTGTCCGGCTTCTGTCCGACAAGGAAGGTAAGCCCGTCGCCGAGTATGCAGGGCGACCGCTGACGGAAATCGCCAGCGCGGCAGAGTCTCAATTCGGCAAGGAACTTCCACCGCATTGGGATGATTTCCTGAAGCAGCGATCCTCTGGCTGGCAGGGATTCCAGGCAGGCTACCTTGTCGCGTTCCTATTCGTCACCAGCATCTCATGCGGGGCCTTGTTCTTCGTACTCATTCAGCACCTCGTTCGAGCAGGCTGGAGTGTCGTAGTTCGCCGCATCGCCGAACTTCTGGCCGCTTCCGCTGGCTGGGTCGCGCTGCTGAGTCTGCCGATTGTGATTCCGCTGTTTCTGGGCAATCACGCGATCTATGAATGGAACGATGCCACGCTCATCGAAACCGATCATTTGATCCGCCACAAGCAGCCTTGGTTAAACCCAACGTTCTTCGCAATCCGGACAGTCATCTACTTCGGCATCTGGACTCTCCTGGGTCGCTTCTTCCTGTCTCACTCACGTCAGCAGGACGAAACCGGTGATGTCAATCATACTCACCGGATGCAGGCACTCGCGCCACTCGGAACGCTCCTGTTTGCACTGACCGCAAACTTCTTCGCCTTCGATTTCATGATGTCGGTCGATCCTCACTGGTTCAGCGCGATCTACGGCATCTATTTCTTCGCAGGAGCGATCGTCAGTGCCCTGGCCGTCATGATCCTCGGCACCATGTACCTCCAGAAGCGACAGATCATTGGCCCTGAAGTCACTGTCGAACATTATCATGACCTCGCAAAGCTGTTGTTCGGCTTCAACTTCTTCTGGGGCTACATCGCCTTCTCGCAGTACCTGTTGATCTGGTACGCCAACATTCCCGAAGAAACTGGCTGGTTAATTCTTCGCCAGGAAAACGGTTGGGAATGGGTGAGCCTGACATTGCTGTTCGGGCATCTGCTGATTCCGTTTTTCGGACTGATGTCACGACATACCCGACGGAACATGAAGTCACTTGCCTTCTGGTCTGTCTGGTTACTCCTGATGCACGCCCTTGATATTTACTGGAATGTCATTCCGCAGTTCCATTCGCAAGTCTGGCCGACGCTGAGCGACATTCTGCTACTGCTGGGAGTTTCCAGCCTGTTCCTGGCCGGATTTATCCGGACAGCGTCCACCAAGTCGTTCGTTGCAGTCCGCGACCCTCGGCTTGAAGAGTCCCTGGCCTTTCACAACGTTTAA
- a CDS encoding quinol:electron acceptor oxidoreductase subunit ActD, whose translation MSAVMLEDDVAQRDEVNESSRPSVGVLAEFVGPDELIRAAKLVRTRGFTKTDAFSPFPVHGIDAALGIRPTRLPWFVLIVGTFGGLAALLMQWWMNAVDYPFLISGKPTFSLPANIPVMFEVIVLLSAFTTFFGMLALNRLPKHSNPLLDVDQFRRVTNDRFFLYVDAADPNNEKQDVVELFRMADAVAIREVPPSQSSDKLPSFFGAVVAVALTLATVPVVGIAWARTTTSDAPRIDFFADMDSQDRPGPQQRSKLFADGRSMRPQVPGTVALGDFHEDDSLFLGYQPSSEPPVNVNPDPNAPPVEPDYLTQFPYDVTETRMLRGQAKYNIYCAPCHGLVGQGDGLISLRAISLQEPTWVPPTNLTNDIVTAQPVGKLFDTISHGRRKMAGYAAQIEPEDRWSIVLYVQALQRSQRASLNDVPQDEATILQNRK comes from the coding sequence ATGTCTGCGGTTATGCTTGAAGATGATGTCGCCCAGCGGGACGAGGTGAATGAATCCTCTCGTCCGTCTGTCGGCGTACTGGCTGAGTTCGTCGGACCAGACGAACTTATCCGGGCGGCCAAGCTCGTTCGAACCCGTGGGTTCACGAAAACGGATGCGTTCAGCCCTTTCCCCGTTCACGGAATTGACGCCGCACTTGGGATTCGGCCCACCCGCTTGCCATGGTTCGTGCTGATTGTCGGAACGTTTGGGGGACTGGCCGCCCTTCTGATGCAGTGGTGGATGAACGCAGTTGACTATCCGTTTCTGATCAGCGGAAAGCCAACTTTCAGCCTCCCGGCCAACATTCCCGTCATGTTTGAAGTGATCGTGCTGCTAAGCGCGTTCACGACATTCTTCGGGATGCTGGCACTGAACCGGTTGCCAAAACATTCCAATCCTTTGCTCGACGTGGATCAATTCCGTCGTGTTACCAACGACCGATTCTTCCTGTATGTCGACGCCGCAGACCCGAACAACGAAAAGCAGGACGTCGTCGAGCTGTTTCGAATGGCTGATGCCGTAGCGATTCGTGAAGTTCCCCCTTCGCAATCGTCGGACAAGCTCCCCAGTTTCTTCGGTGCAGTCGTTGCCGTTGCATTGACGTTGGCAACCGTTCCTGTCGTCGGCATTGCGTGGGCCCGAACCACGACATCCGATGCTCCCCGCATCGACTTCTTCGCAGACATGGATTCGCAGGATCGCCCCGGTCCACAGCAGCGATCAAAACTGTTTGCCGATGGACGCTCCATGCGTCCTCAGGTTCCCGGCACAGTCGCCTTAGGTGATTTCCACGAGGACGATTCCTTGTTCCTGGGATATCAGCCCTCCAGCGAGCCCCCTGTGAACGTCAATCCGGATCCGAATGCACCGCCAGTCGAACCGGATTACTTGACTCAGTTCCCATATGATGTCACAGAAACGCGGATGCTTCGCGGACAGGCCAAATACAACATCTACTGTGCTCCTTGCCACGGACTTGTCGGTCAAGGAGATGGATTGATTTCGCTTCGCGCCATCAGTCTCCAGGAACCAACCTGGGTTCCTCCGACCAATCTCACGAATGACATCGTTACGGCTCAGCCTGTTGGCAAGCTGTTCGACACAATTTCTCACGGACGTCGCAAGATGGCCGGGTACGCAGCACAGATCGAACCGGAAGACCGTTGGTCCATCGTGCTGTATGTCCAGGCCCTGCAGCGCAGCCAGCGTGCTTCGCTGAACGATGTTCCCCAAGACGAAGCCACGATTCTCCAAAACCGGAAGTAA
- the nrfD gene encoding NrfD/PsrC family molybdoenzyme membrane anchor subunit produces MASSLATLVDTTIEDPTQRALLVTGDHDYASVTDAIVGISERKTPLAWYIAFAISSSFTLLLFSMIGYLIYRGVGVWGNNSPVFWAWDIVNFVFWVGIGHAGTLISAILFLFRQNWRTSINRFAEAMTIFAVCCAGIFPAVHVGRVWFAYWLFPVPSARLDMWPNFRSPLLWDVFAVSTYATVSLLFWYMGMIPDLATFRDQTKSRFKQVIFGILALGWTGSARHWHRYEKAYLLLAALATPLVLSVHTVVSFDFATAQLPGWHATIFPPYFVAGAVFSGFAMVITLMVPAREWFGLKDFVTLRHLENMCKVILATGCMVGFAYGIEFFIAWYGGNPYEGFTFLNRAYGPYAWAYWTMVSCNVIAPQFFWSKKIRTSPWLMVIVCIFVNIGMWFERFVIIVTSLSRDFLPSSWAYYSPTWVDICMFAGSFGLFFTLFLLFCRYLPIVAMAEVKSVMPKPGSDNR; encoded by the coding sequence ATGGCTTCCTCACTGGCGACACTCGTCGATACGACGATTGAAGATCCCACACAACGCGCTCTGCTCGTTACCGGGGATCATGACTATGCTTCGGTTACCGATGCCATCGTGGGCATTTCCGAACGAAAGACCCCACTTGCCTGGTACATTGCATTCGCAATCTCCTCAAGCTTTACGCTGCTGCTCTTCTCGATGATCGGCTATCTGATCTACCGAGGGGTAGGGGTGTGGGGAAACAACAGCCCTGTCTTCTGGGCATGGGACATTGTTAACTTCGTGTTCTGGGTCGGTATCGGACACGCAGGCACCCTGATTTCGGCCATTCTGTTTCTATTCCGCCAGAACTGGCGCACCAGTATCAACCGCTTTGCTGAAGCGATGACGATCTTCGCTGTCTGTTGTGCCGGTATCTTCCCCGCCGTCCACGTTGGCCGCGTCTGGTTTGCTTACTGGCTTTTCCCGGTTCCTTCCGCACGACTCGATATGTGGCCAAACTTCCGCAGCCCGTTGCTGTGGGACGTGTTCGCCGTCAGCACCTACGCCACAGTCTCGTTGCTGTTCTGGTACATGGGGATGATTCCCGACCTTGCCACCTTCCGGGATCAAACCAAGAGCCGATTCAAGCAGGTGATCTTCGGCATTCTGGCCCTCGGCTGGACCGGGTCCGCACGCCACTGGCATCGCTACGAGAAGGCTTACCTGCTGCTCGCAGCCCTGGCCACTCCGCTGGTCCTTTCGGTGCACACCGTCGTGAGCTTCGACTTTGCCACAGCACAGTTGCCCGGCTGGCACGCCACGATTTTCCCGCCTTACTTCGTCGCAGGTGCGGTCTTCAGCGGTTTCGCCATGGTGATCACTCTGATGGTCCCCGCACGTGAATGGTTCGGTCTGAAGGACTTCGTCACGCTGCGACATCTGGAAAATATGTGCAAGGTGATCCTTGCCACAGGCTGTATGGTCGGTTTTGCCTATGGGATTGAATTCTTCATCGCCTGGTATGGCGGGAACCCCTATGAAGGATTCACGTTCCTTAACCGGGCATACGGACCCTACGCCTGGGCCTATTGGACAATGGTCAGCTGCAATGTGATCGCTCCTCAGTTCTTCTGGAGCAAGAAGATCCGCACCTCACCGTGGTTGATGGTCATTGTCTGCATTTTTGTGAACATCGGGATGTGGTTTGAACGCTTCGTGATCATCGTCACGTCGCTGAGCCGGGACTTCTTGCCTTCGAGTTGGGCCTACTATTCGCCCACCTGGGTGGACATCTGCATGTTCGCCGGAAGTTTTGGTCTATTCTTCACACTCTTCCTCTTGTTCTGTCGGTATCTGCCGATCGTGGCTATGGCCGAAGTGAAAAGTGTCATGCCCAAGCCAGGTTCTGATAACAGGTAA
- a CDS encoding TAT-variant-translocated molybdopterin oxidoreductase, with translation MPTKTWYRSLAELESTPEFLELMHREFPKAASEFPTGFSRRRWLQLMGASLVFGGSVGCRFEQETLAPFATRPANRIPGKPKYFNTTFEIAGVPQALRVTNFDGRPIKLDGNPDHVSSGGASTSFAQATALELYDPDRARTPVQKQDRDSKARTWLEVDTYLSDLAKGWETSRGAELAILGEPTSSPTVERLRNDLLARFPEARWFEYGAVSDANVLEGAKLAYAEALRPHYNLTSARVIVALDCDLLGAHADALRLTREYANGRSPQDGKMVRLYAIESEFTQTGTAADHRLAIKSSLIGEILASVEAGLKGEASAAPTEAAGYAESFVAALIDDLRHHEGESLIAVGPSQPPAVHALAHRINEQLKNVGKTVWFTRIAAPEKAGTLADFVAHAAAGKTKALLILGGNPVYAAPADLDVAKSLSGIADRFHLTLSPNETSVHCNWVLPRSHQLESWSDCRLTDGTYGIGQPQIAPLFESCSEVEFLSRVLDGNKDGLAVVRQTAVGTASRLKVDKEWNRAVHDGYVAETAFARITPELKSFDATAAGDSWKAAAEVKNGELELNFSSSSSIFDGRFANNAWLQELPHPLTKLTWGNAAVMSPQTASTLHVKDHDVVTLEIKGRQIELPVYILPGQATGTVSVAIGYGRTRAGLVGGDSENSIPAVGVNVSPLRTSDALYIAQGLKVNATGRVEKLAATQDHYSIDKIGLEGIHGRIGDLIREASLDEYLHHPDFAQHKVHHPPLESPWTEHSYDGHAWGMAIDLNKCIGCNACAIACQSENNVPVVGAEQVRQNREMHWLRIDRYFAGDPEQPQVATQPVTCHHCENAPCEQVCPVAATVHSDEGLNDMAYNRCIGTRYCGNNCPYKVRRFNFLDYRGELPGTNNDLSHLVLNPEVTVRTRGVMEKCTYCVQRIQNTRITARNEGRPIGANEVQTACQQACAAQAIVFGDLNNPESNVAKAHNDSRAYAMLSELNIKPRTKYLARIRNPHPWLAARSETHPQNHPAPTHTMNLKDHRCGQEVHV, from the coding sequence ATGCCTACTAAGACCTGGTATCGTAGTCTCGCTGAACTGGAGAGTACTCCGGAATTCCTCGAGTTGATGCATCGTGAGTTCCCCAAGGCTGCCAGTGAATTCCCCACCGGATTCTCTCGCCGCCGCTGGTTGCAACTGATGGGTGCGTCACTGGTTTTCGGCGGTTCCGTTGGTTGCCGTTTCGAACAGGAGACACTGGCTCCGTTCGCAACACGGCCCGCGAACCGTATTCCCGGAAAGCCCAAGTATTTCAATACGACATTCGAAATCGCCGGTGTACCGCAGGCCTTGCGGGTAACCAATTTCGACGGTCGCCCCATCAAGCTGGATGGTAATCCCGACCACGTGTCGTCGGGCGGAGCCAGCACGTCGTTCGCTCAAGCGACGGCCCTGGAGCTCTACGATCCCGACCGCGCGAGGACGCCAGTACAGAAGCAGGATCGCGACTCCAAAGCGCGCACCTGGCTCGAAGTCGACACCTATCTGTCTGATCTGGCCAAGGGCTGGGAGACTTCCCGCGGTGCGGAACTGGCCATCCTGGGTGAACCAACCAGTAGTCCAACTGTCGAGCGACTCCGCAATGACCTGCTCGCTCGATTCCCTGAGGCCAGGTGGTTCGAGTATGGCGCAGTATCAGACGCCAACGTCCTCGAAGGCGCCAAGCTTGCATACGCCGAAGCCTTGCGTCCCCATTACAACCTCACGTCGGCCCGGGTGATCGTCGCACTTGACTGTGACCTTCTCGGTGCCCATGCCGACGCGTTGCGGTTAACGCGAGAGTACGCTAACGGACGGTCTCCTCAAGACGGCAAGATGGTGCGACTCTACGCCATCGAATCCGAATTCACCCAGACCGGAACCGCTGCCGATCATCGTCTGGCCATCAAATCGAGTCTGATCGGAGAAATCCTCGCCTCGGTGGAAGCAGGCCTCAAAGGTGAAGCGTCCGCGGCGCCAACCGAGGCGGCTGGCTACGCCGAAAGTTTCGTGGCCGCTCTGATTGATGATCTCCGTCATCACGAAGGCGAATCGCTGATCGCCGTGGGACCTTCTCAACCCCCAGCAGTCCACGCGCTGGCACACCGCATCAACGAACAGTTGAAGAACGTCGGTAAGACGGTTTGGTTCACTCGCATCGCTGCTCCCGAAAAAGCAGGGACGCTGGCAGACTTCGTGGCTCACGCTGCCGCAGGAAAGACAAAGGCGCTGCTCATTCTCGGTGGAAACCCGGTCTATGCCGCTCCTGCCGATCTTGACGTCGCCAAGAGTTTGTCTGGAATTGCTGACCGCTTCCATTTAACGCTGTCGCCGAATGAGACCTCTGTTCATTGCAACTGGGTCCTGCCTCGTTCGCACCAGTTGGAAAGCTGGTCGGATTGCCGACTGACAGACGGAACCTACGGAATTGGTCAGCCACAGATCGCTCCTCTGTTTGAAAGCTGCAGCGAAGTCGAGTTCCTCAGCCGCGTACTGGATGGGAATAAGGACGGCCTGGCAGTCGTACGTCAGACGGCCGTTGGAACCGCATCTCGCCTGAAAGTTGATAAAGAGTGGAACCGCGCAGTCCATGACGGCTATGTCGCCGAAACGGCTTTTGCTCGGATCACCCCAGAACTGAAGTCGTTTGACGCAACTGCGGCAGGCGACTCGTGGAAAGCGGCCGCCGAAGTCAAGAATGGGGAGCTAGAACTCAACTTCTCGAGTTCTTCTAGTATCTTCGACGGTCGATTCGCTAATAACGCCTGGTTGCAGGAACTTCCTCATCCGCTGACGAAGTTGACCTGGGGTAACGCTGCCGTCATGAGTCCTCAGACGGCCAGTACCCTTCATGTGAAAGATCACGACGTTGTCACGCTGGAAATCAAGGGCCGTCAGATCGAGCTTCCCGTTTACATCCTGCCAGGTCAGGCGACGGGAACCGTCAGCGTTGCGATTGGATACGGACGAACCCGTGCAGGACTTGTGGGTGGAGATTCCGAAAACTCGATCCCTGCGGTCGGTGTCAATGTTTCCCCGCTTCGAACCAGTGATGCACTGTATATCGCACAGGGACTCAAAGTGAACGCGACCGGGAGAGTTGAAAAACTCGCCGCGACGCAGGACCACTACAGTATTGACAAGATTGGTCTCGAAGGAATTCACGGTCGTATCGGTGATCTGATCCGCGAAGCAAGTCTTGATGAGTACCTCCATCACCCCGACTTCGCCCAGCACAAGGTTCATCATCCACCGCTGGAAAGCCCCTGGACCGAACATTCGTACGACGGCCACGCCTGGGGTATGGCCATCGATCTGAATAAATGCATCGGCTGTAACGCGTGTGCGATTGCCTGCCAGTCGGAAAACAACGTTCCCGTTGTCGGTGCAGAGCAGGTTCGACAGAACCGCGAGATGCACTGGTTGCGAATCGATCGTTACTTCGCTGGCGATCCAGAACAGCCGCAGGTTGCCACCCAGCCCGTCACCTGCCATCACTGCGAGAACGCTCCTTGCGAACAGGTTTGTCCTGTTGCAGCGACGGTCCACAGCGACGAAGGTCTGAACGACATGGCCTACAACCGCTGCATCGGAACACGTTACTGCGGAAACAACTGTCCATACAAAGTTCGTCGCTTCAACTTCCTTGATTATCGAGGTGAGTTGCCTGGGACCAACAACGATCTGTCGCACCTGGTGCTCAACCCTGAAGTCACTGTGCGGACCCGTGGTGTCATGGAGAAATGCACTTACTGTGTGCAGCGAATCCAGAATACACGGATCACCGCCCGCAACGAAGGGCGTCCGATTGGGGCCAATGAAGTGCAGACCGCCTGTCAGCAGGCGTGTGCCGCTCAGGCAATCGTCTTCGGCGACCTGAATAACCCTGAAAGCAACGTCGCCAAGGCCCATAACGATTCTCGCGCTTACGCAATGTTGAGCGAATTAAACATCAAGCCACGGACCAAGTATCTGGCCCGCATCCGCAATCCGCATCCATGGCTTGCGGCTCGTTCAGAAACTCATCCACAGAATCATCCGGCACCCACTCACACCATGAATCTTAAAGATCATCGTTGCGGTCAGGAGGTCCACGTCTAA